One window of Nostoc sp. C052 genomic DNA carries:
- the recQ gene encoding DNA helicase RecQ, giving the protein MLQYPNLEQALKYHFGYDRFRPGQRQIIEDALQNRDLLIVMPTGGGKSLCFQLPALIKKGLTVVVSPLIALMQDQVEGLRNNNIAATFLNSSLNPYKVRSREEAILSGKVRLLYVAPERLLSERFLPFLDLVKEKIGIAAFAIDEAHCVSEWGHDFRPEYRQMKSLRKRYPDVPTLALTATATDRVRADIIQQLGLKQPSIHIASFNRQNLYYEVRSKSKSAYAELLELVRETDGSAIIYCLTRKKVDELTFKLQNDKIAALSYHAGLTDEERSSNQTRFIRDDVRVMVATIAFGMGINKPDVRLVIHFDLPRNLESYYQESGRAGRDSEPSRCTLFFSFSDIKTIEWSIDQKTDPQEQLIAKQQLRQVIDYAQGTVCRRTIQLGYFGERFPGNCGNCDNCRYPKPMQDWTIEAMKFLSCVARCKERFGMLYIIDVLRGAKSQKIVQNEHDQLSTYGIGKDKSVDEWRMLGRSLLHQGLLEQTSDGYSVLKLNPLSWEVMRRQRTVSLAVPVAQKINWEEGSEKAVEAEILMQRLRSLRKQLADEQAVPPYVVFQDSTLKLMAQQQPTTITEFGKLSGVGSHKLSQYGDKFLTEIRAYRQEKGLLDPPQVNFTPSISLPSDTEIFTLQLHKQGLSVDEIAKKRNIRPTTIIRHLADLIEKNQPVDLNQLVSLEHQQKIWQVLEVLGDISLTPIREQLGESYSFDEIRLVRGKWRRENRK; this is encoded by the coding sequence ATGCTTCAGTACCCCAATCTCGAACAAGCGCTAAAATATCACTTCGGTTACGACAGATTCCGCCCTGGACAACGGCAAATTATCGAAGATGCGCTGCAAAATCGAGATTTATTGATTGTTATGCCTACGGGCGGGGGAAAATCTCTGTGCTTTCAGTTACCTGCATTGATCAAAAAAGGTTTAACGGTGGTGGTGTCGCCATTAATCGCTTTGATGCAAGACCAAGTGGAAGGATTACGGAATAATAATATTGCTGCCACATTTCTAAATAGTAGTCTGAATCCTTATAAAGTGCGATCGCGGGAAGAAGCTATCCTCAGTGGCAAAGTGAGATTACTTTACGTCGCCCCAGAACGTCTGTTGAGTGAAAGATTTCTCCCATTTCTCGATTTAGTCAAAGAAAAAATTGGCATTGCGGCCTTTGCTATTGACGAGGCTCACTGCGTCTCTGAGTGGGGACACGACTTCCGCCCAGAATACCGTCAAATGAAATCTCTGCGGAAACGTTATCCTGATGTTCCTACCCTTGCCCTGACTGCCACAGCAACCGATCGCGTCCGTGCTGATATTATCCAACAACTAGGGCTAAAGCAACCCAGTATCCACATTGCTAGCTTTAACCGTCAAAATCTTTACTATGAAGTTCGTTCTAAAAGCAAGTCTGCTTATGCTGAATTATTAGAACTAGTTCGAGAAACTGATGGTTCAGCAATTATTTATTGTCTGACGCGAAAAAAAGTTGATGAACTCACCTTTAAATTGCAAAATGATAAGATTGCGGCCTTGTCTTATCATGCCGGATTAACTGATGAAGAACGCAGCAGCAATCAAACTCGATTTATTCGAGATGATGTGCGTGTCATGGTGGCAACAATTGCCTTTGGGATGGGCATTAATAAGCCAGATGTGCGGTTAGTAATTCACTTTGATTTACCACGTAATTTAGAAAGTTATTATCAAGAATCAGGGAGGGCGGGAAGGGATAGCGAACCATCACGTTGTACACTTTTTTTCAGTTTTAGTGATATTAAAACCATTGAATGGAGTATTGACCAAAAAACCGATCCTCAAGAACAGTTGATAGCTAAACAACAATTGCGTCAAGTTATTGACTATGCTCAAGGTACTGTCTGCCGCCGAACAATTCAGCTAGGTTATTTTGGAGAACGTTTTCCGGGAAATTGCGGTAACTGCGATAATTGCCGTTATCCCAAACCAATGCAAGATTGGACAATTGAAGCCATGAAGTTTTTATCTTGTGTGGCGCGTTGTAAAGAAAGATTTGGGATGCTGTACATTATTGATGTGTTGCGGGGGGCAAAAAGCCAGAAAATCGTCCAAAATGAACACGATCAGCTTTCTACCTACGGTATTGGCAAAGATAAAAGTGTGGATGAATGGCGAATGCTGGGGCGATCGCTTTTACATCAAGGATTGCTAGAACAGACTAGCGATGGTTACTCAGTTTTGAAGCTAAACCCTCTGAGTTGGGAAGTAATGCGGCGACAGCGTACAGTTTCCCTTGCTGTTCCGGTAGCACAGAAGATTAATTGGGAAGAAGGCAGTGAAAAAGCTGTTGAAGCGGAGATATTAATGCAGAGGTTGCGATCGCTCCGTAAACAACTTGCCGATGAACAAGCTGTTCCACCTTACGTTGTCTTTCAGGATTCTACCCTGAAATTAATGGCACAGCAACAGCCTACAACAATAACCGAATTTGGTAAACTTTCGGGAGTTGGCAGTCACAAACTTTCCCAATATGGCGATAAATTTCTCACAGAAATTCGCGCCTACCGCCAAGAAAAAGGTTTGCTAGATCCACCACAGGTTAATTTTACACCCTCTATTAGCTTACCTTCCGACACAGAAATATTCACATTACAATTGCATAAACAAGGTTTGAGTGTTGATGAAATTGCCAAAAAACGCAACATTCGCCCGACAACAATTATTCGCCATTTGGCAGATTTGATTGAAAAAAATCAGCCTGTAGATTTAAATCAGTTAGTATCTCTGGAACATCAACAAAAGATTTGGCAAGTTTTAGAAGTGCTTGGTGATATCTCTTTGACACCAATTCGAGAACAACTAGGTGAAAGCTATAGTTTTGATGAAATTCGCTTAGTACGCGGTAAGTGGCGGCGTGAAAATCGCAAATGA
- a CDS encoding sulfate ABC transporter substrate-binding protein, protein MNQGQRNPKSRKYLTELVQTYIVKALHAARQWRVQLIGNWLYKYSSWGVTSLFLVGVSLSIVMAACSPPNANNPTGKPGTTSQSDVTLNFVSYSVTNAAYQQIIPKFIEQWKKEHNQNVTFNQSYDGSGSQTLAVIDGKEADVVHLSLALDINKLVQAGFIQPGWEKEAPNDAIVTKSLDAIAIREGNPKNIKTWADLARNGVNVVTPDPRTSGGARWNFLSLWGSVTKTGGNENQAIDFTAKVYNNAPLLPKTARNATELFFNDNKGDVLINYENEMILLAKNGKKISYVVPDVNISIDNPVAVVDKNVDKHGTRAIAEAFIKFLYTPESQREFTKLGFRPVDLTVSQEVESKFPKIKTVFKAQDLGGWDEIQKKFFDEGAIFDKIRAKKS, encoded by the coding sequence ATGAACCAGGGGCAACGTAATCCTAAATCAAGGAAATATTTGACTGAATTAGTTCAGACTTATATTGTGAAAGCTTTACACGCTGCCAGACAATGGCGCGTACAACTAATAGGAAATTGGTTGTATAAGTATTCTTCGTGGGGTGTTACGTCCCTATTTTTAGTCGGAGTTAGCTTGAGTATAGTGATGGCTGCCTGCTCTCCACCTAATGCCAATAATCCTACTGGTAAGCCTGGTACAACTTCCCAAAGTGATGTAACTTTAAACTTTGTTTCTTACTCAGTTACTAATGCAGCATACCAGCAGATAATTCCTAAGTTTATCGAACAGTGGAAGAAAGAACATAATCAAAATGTCACTTTCAATCAAAGCTATGATGGGTCAGGTTCCCAAACTCTTGCTGTGATTGATGGTAAAGAAGCTGATGTGGTACACCTATCACTTGCCCTTGATATTAATAAACTTGTTCAAGCAGGTTTTATTCAACCAGGTTGGGAAAAAGAAGCGCCTAATGATGCAATTGTTACCAAATCTTTAGATGCGATCGCTATTCGTGAAGGTAATCCCAAAAATATCAAAACTTGGGCAGATTTGGCCCGCAATGGTGTAAATGTAGTTACACCCGATCCTAGAACTTCTGGCGGCGCTCGCTGGAATTTCCTTAGTCTTTGGGGTTCTGTGACAAAAACCGGCGGAAATGAAAATCAAGCTATAGACTTTACTGCCAAAGTCTATAACAATGCGCCTTTGTTGCCTAAAACGGCTAGAAATGCTACTGAACTATTCTTCAATGATAATAAAGGTGATGTTCTAATCAATTACGAAAACGAGATGATTTTGTTAGCAAAAAATGGCAAAAAAATCTCGTATGTTGTACCTGATGTCAATATCTCCATCGACAATCCTGTTGCTGTTGTAGATAAAAATGTCGACAAACATGGTACTAGAGCAATTGCAGAAGCATTTATCAAATTTCTTTACACCCCAGAGTCGCAACGAGAGTTTACCAAATTAGGATTTCGTCCCGTTGACTTGACTGTTAGCCAAGAAGTGGAAAGCAAATTTCCCAAAATTAAAACTGTTTTCAAAGCTCAAGATTTAGGAGGATGGGACGAGATTCAAAAGAAATTCTTTGATGAAGGTGCAATCTTTGACAAAATTCGAGCGAAAAAGTCTTAG
- the msrB gene encoding peptide-methionine (R)-S-oxide reductase MsrB, with the protein MDKRYFLQAGAVIVGTAFLSRYINWGSQAMTTSQSGFEVTKPESEWRTILTPEQFNVLRKHGTERPYTSPLDKEYDKGTYYCAACELPLFTSDTKFNSGTGWPSFFNPIEGAIAVTVDRSLFMTRTEVHCSRCGGHLGHVFDDGPAPTGKRYCMNGVSLKFVPA; encoded by the coding sequence ATGGACAAACGGTATTTTTTACAGGCTGGTGCAGTCATAGTCGGCACAGCATTCTTATCAAGGTATATCAATTGGGGGTCACAAGCGATGACAACTTCTCAGAGTGGATTTGAAGTTACTAAACCAGAATCAGAATGGCGTACAATTCTAACGCCAGAACAGTTTAATGTATTGCGTAAACATGGAACTGAACGCCCTTACACCAGCCCACTAGATAAAGAATACGACAAAGGCACTTATTATTGCGCTGCGTGTGAACTACCACTGTTTACATCTGATACCAAATTTAACAGTGGTACTGGCTGGCCTAGCTTTTTCAATCCGATTGAAGGTGCGATCGCTGTAACTGTAGATAGGTCGTTGTTTATGACCAGAACTGAAGTACATTGTAGTCGCTGTGGTGGTCATCTAGGTCATGTTTTTGATGATGGTCCTGCACCGACTGGCAAGCGCTACTGCATGAACGGAGTTTCGCTGAAGTTTGTTCCTGCTTGA
- a CDS encoding MBL fold metallo-hydrolase, producing the protein MKSLHRPDLYSWSSFNPARNIDFNGIAWIRPDGNILIDPVALSNHDWNHLKSLGGVVWIVLTNSEHIRASKEIADQTYAKIAGPIAEKDTFPLPCDRWLSDGEEFVPGLEVIELNGSKTPGELALLLEETTLITGDLVRARKAGSLTILPDDKLLNREEAVASVRRLAQLSRVEAVLVGDGWPVFRDGRDRLQDLVATL; encoded by the coding sequence ATGAAATCTTTGCACCGTCCCGATCTGTATAGCTGGTCTAGTTTCAATCCGGCAAGAAATATTGATTTCAATGGGATTGCCTGGATTCGGCCAGATGGTAACATCTTGATTGACCCAGTAGCCCTATCAAACCATGATTGGAATCATCTCAAATCCCTCGGCGGTGTGGTTTGGATTGTGCTGACGAATTCTGAGCATATCAGGGCAAGTAAAGAAATTGCCGATCAAACTTATGCTAAGATAGCTGGCCCCATAGCAGAAAAAGATACTTTTCCCCTACCTTGCGATCGCTGGCTATCTGATGGTGAAGAATTTGTCCCAGGACTAGAAGTGATTGAACTCAATGGTTCTAAAACTCCTGGCGAATTGGCTCTATTACTAGAGGAGACAACTTTAATTACAGGGGATTTAGTACGGGCACGTAAAGCCGGTAGCTTAACGATTTTACCAGATGACAAGCTGCTGAATCGAGAAGAGGCTGTTGCTTCTGTTCGCAGATTGGCTCAACTGAGTCGGGTAGAAGCAGTACTAGTGGGGGATGGTTGGCCAGTCTTTCGGGATGGACGCGATCGCTTGCAGGATCTTGTAGCGACGTTGTAA
- a CDS encoding pyridoxal phosphate-dependent aminotransferase, whose amino-acid sequence MSKIKRQKISAKAEQFTESVIREMTRVALQHDAVNLAQGFPDFSCPLELKQAAYQAIEADVNQYAITWGDRPFRHAIANKVRWYLGLDINPETQITVTCGSTEAMASVMLATVDPGDEVIVFEPYYENYGPDAILAGAIPRYVTLHPPHWTFDEAELRQAFNANTKAIIINTPHNPTGKVFTREELTLIAELCQKWDVLAFTDEIYEHILYDGTQHIALATLPGMEERTVTINGLSKTYSVTGWRVGYILANPELTGAIRKVHDFLTVGAPAPLQRAGVAAMQLPPSYYEELAKLYHQKRDSILQILDQVGIPYFVPKGAYYVLADISKFGYKTDVEFTYHLIKNIGVAVVPGSSFFSQPEKGHSLIRFCFSKRPETLQTASDRLLKLQSNLEPIL is encoded by the coding sequence GTGAGTAAAATTAAGCGCCAAAAAATATCAGCGAAGGCAGAACAGTTTACAGAGTCGGTGATTCGAGAAATGACGAGGGTTGCACTGCAACACGATGCAGTAAATCTGGCGCAGGGGTTCCCTGATTTTTCTTGTCCCTTGGAGTTGAAACAGGCAGCATATCAGGCCATAGAAGCAGATGTGAACCAGTATGCCATTACTTGGGGCGATCGCCCATTTCGTCATGCGATCGCTAACAAAGTCCGTTGGTATCTCGGCTTAGATATTAATCCTGAAACCCAAATCACCGTTACCTGCGGTTCCACAGAAGCAATGGCCTCTGTGATGCTAGCAACAGTTGATCCCGGTGACGAAGTAATTGTATTTGAGCCATATTACGAAAACTACGGCCCTGATGCGATTTTAGCTGGTGCTATACCCCGTTACGTGACACTGCATCCCCCTCATTGGACATTTGATGAAGCAGAGTTGCGTCAAGCTTTCAATGCCAATACTAAAGCGATTATTATCAACACACCCCACAATCCCACAGGTAAAGTCTTCACTCGTGAAGAACTCACCCTAATTGCTGAACTTTGTCAAAAGTGGGATGTCTTAGCGTTCACTGATGAAATCTACGAACATATTCTCTATGACGGCACTCAACATATTGCCCTCGCGACCCTTCCCGGTATGGAAGAACGCACCGTTACTATTAACGGTCTATCTAAAACTTATAGTGTGACTGGATGGCGAGTCGGCTACATTTTGGCAAACCCTGAATTGACAGGGGCGATTCGCAAAGTCCATGATTTTCTCACCGTTGGCGCACCAGCACCATTGCAACGAGCAGGTGTTGCTGCTATGCAACTGCCACCATCCTATTATGAAGAACTAGCCAAACTTTACCACCAGAAGCGAGACAGTATTTTACAAATTCTAGACCAAGTTGGCATTCCCTATTTTGTTCCCAAAGGAGCCTATTACGTGCTTGCGGATATTTCCAAATTTGGCTATAAAACAGATGTTGAATTCACTTACCATCTGATTAAAAATATTGGTGTTGCTGTAGTTCCTGGTTCCAGCTTTTTCAGCCAACCAGAAAAAGGACATTCGTTAATCAGATTTTGCTTCAGCAAAAGACCTGAGACGTTACAAACAGCGAGCGATCGCTTACTAAAATTGCAATCAAATCTAGAGCCAATATTATAA
- a CDS encoding four-helix bundle copper-binding protein translates to MMMMMTETMTPEMQACMDVCMDCHKMCMETMTHCMSKNGQHMDKSMMSMMSMMRDCSEMCMMCMNMMMSGSDFMERTCMLCAEMCDRTAMACEMMSDDAKMMECAAACRKCAESCRSMHMMPA, encoded by the coding sequence ATGATGATGATGATGACTGAAACTATGACTCCAGAAATGCAGGCTTGCATGGATGTTTGTATGGACTGTCATAAAATGTGTATGGAAACCATGACTCATTGTATGAGCAAAAATGGTCAGCACATGGACAAGAGCATGATGAGCATGATGAGCATGATGCGCGATTGCTCTGAAATGTGCATGATGTGTATGAATATGATGATGAGCGGTTCTGATTTCATGGAACGCACTTGTATGCTTTGTGCTGAAATGTGCGATCGCACTGCAATGGCGTGTGAGATGATGAGCGATGACGCCAAAATGATGGAATGTGCTGCCGCTTGCCGTAAGTGTGCAGAGTCTTGCAGAAGTATGCACATGATGCCTGCATAA
- the modB gene encoding molybdate ABC transporter permease subunit — translation MPSDLSPLWISLKTSLLATFITFFLGIAAAYWMLGYRGKGKSLIEGIFIAPLILPPTVVGFLLLLFFGKNGPVGKFMGAFDFTIVFTWYGAAIAATVVSFPLMYKTALGAFEQIDGNLLRVARTLGATETTIFWRISLPLALPGIVAATMLAFARALGEFGATLMLAGNIPGQTQTIPMAIYFAVEAGAMNEAWFWAIAIMVISLSGIIAVNFWQELREKRRGAGEQGARRAGSRERGAGGEILYTPQSSFESGGLFVNIEKILPSFDLKVAFNTDEQPLGLLGGSGAGKSMILRCLAGIETPTTGRIVLNDRVLFDSEQGINLPSRDRRIGFLVQNYALFPHMSVAQNIAFGLPKKLSAGSIRVQVEEQLIAMQLQGLGDRYPHQLSGGQQQRVALARALASQPEALLLDEPFSALDTHLRSQLEQQMTETLADYQGVTLFVTHNMEEAYRICPNLLVLEHGRAVHYGSKYEIFQHPATVSVAQLTGCKNFSRAVLQSSQQLEAIDWGCTLQVIEPIKSELSHVGIRAHQFIFTNDSSQENTFPCWVVRTSETPHRMTLFLKLHSAGKNSQDYHLQAEVFKEKWATMKDQSFPWYVRLDPLRLILMA, via the coding sequence ATGCCATCGGATTTATCGCCTCTTTGGATATCACTTAAAACTTCATTACTTGCCACATTTATCACCTTCTTTTTGGGTATCGCTGCTGCCTACTGGATGCTGGGATATCGTGGCAAAGGGAAATCGTTAATTGAGGGTATCTTTATTGCGCCTCTGATTTTACCGCCCACAGTTGTCGGGTTCTTGTTGCTGCTATTTTTTGGCAAAAATGGCCCTGTAGGGAAATTCATGGGGGCTTTTGATTTCACCATCGTTTTTACTTGGTATGGTGCGGCGATCGCAGCCACAGTAGTTTCTTTCCCTTTAATGTATAAAACTGCACTGGGAGCATTTGAACAAATAGACGGTAATCTGCTGCGAGTCGCTAGAACCCTTGGTGCAACTGAAACTACAATCTTTTGGCGGATCAGTTTACCCCTGGCACTACCTGGCATTGTCGCCGCCACAATGTTAGCTTTTGCCCGTGCTTTGGGAGAATTTGGCGCGACATTGATGCTAGCTGGTAACATCCCTGGACAAACACAGACAATCCCAATGGCGATTTATTTTGCTGTGGAAGCGGGAGCAATGAATGAGGCTTGGTTTTGGGCGATCGCTATTATGGTGATTTCTCTGTCTGGAATTATTGCAGTCAACTTTTGGCAAGAATTGAGGGAAAAGAGGAGGGGAGCAGGGGAGCAAGGAGCGAGGAGAGCAGGGAGCAGGGAGCGGGGAGCAGGGGGAGAAATTCTTTATACTCCGCAATCTAGCTTTGAATCTGGGGGATTGTTTGTCAACATTGAAAAAATCCTTCCTAGCTTTGATTTAAAAGTTGCTTTCAATACTGATGAGCAACCCTTGGGATTGTTAGGAGGTTCTGGAGCAGGTAAGAGCATGATTTTGCGCTGCCTGGCGGGGATAGAAACGCCCACAACCGGGCGGATAGTTTTAAATGACAGAGTTCTGTTTGACTCAGAACAAGGAATTAATTTACCCAGCCGCGATCGCCGCATCGGTTTTTTAGTGCAGAATTACGCTCTCTTTCCGCACATGAGTGTGGCGCAAAATATCGCTTTCGGCTTGCCCAAAAAACTATCTGCTGGGAGTATTCGGGTACAGGTAGAGGAGCAACTAATCGCGATGCAGTTGCAGGGATTAGGCGATCGCTATCCGCACCAACTCTCAGGGGGACAACAACAACGGGTAGCCTTGGCAAGAGCATTGGCAAGTCAACCAGAAGCATTACTTTTAGACGAGCCGTTTTCAGCACTTGACACCCATCTACGTAGTCAATTAGAGCAGCAAATGACAGAAACTCTAGCTGATTACCAAGGTGTGACTTTATTTGTCACCCATAATATGGAAGAAGCTTATCGGATTTGCCCAAACCTGTTGGTATTGGAGCATGGTAGAGCCGTTCATTATGGCTCAAAATACGAGATTTTCCAGCATCCTGCTACTGTGAGTGTTGCCCAACTCACTGGATGCAAAAATTTCTCCCGTGCTGTTCTCCAGTCATCGCAACAGTTGGAGGCAATTGATTGGGGTTGTACTCTGCAAGTAATTGAACCAATCAAGAGCGAATTATCTCACGTTGGCATTCGTGCCCATCAGTTCATTTTTACCAACGACTCATCACAGGAAAATACTTTTCCCTGCTGGGTAGTACGAACAAGTGAAACGCCCCATAGAATGACGTTGTTTCTCAAATTACATTCAGCTGGCAAGAATTCTCAAGATTACCATCTGCAAGCTGAAGTCTTTAAAGAAAAATGGGCGACGATGAAAGACCAATCTTTTCCTTGGTATGTGCGTTTAGATCCTCTACGGTTGATTTTGATGGCATAA
- a CDS encoding TrkA family potassium uptake protein — protein MHPPPTSNQKKPQDLFLVCGLKSLGQHCVAILKEYDVKVSAIEDVQPEHWEVPEVPNLLEKLIIGDFRQPTVLEQAGIRQCRSILLVTRNERINIEAAFAARRLNPHVRLIVRSDKQNFNKLLWENLGNFVAFEPTHLSAHAFALTALGSEAIGYFTLEGQLLQVIKHQVQAKDSWCNSKPVHRLNLTTRRILSHRPVSSNPSKELFGWNPEAEVQVGDTLVYIDVAYELAFSEQHRQSHSQKWQWQQFVQSITAKNLKDKIVQFWQSYYQSQNQIRRIATIYAITVLILWLVGIILYRLYYPDITIQEAFYATAVLLLGGYGDLFGGVEFAAQSKPSDGMPWWLRFFSLGMTLTGQAFVGVLYALLTDALVTSRFHFFNSRPPIPQRNHLIIIGLNRLGQKVAALLQELNQPLVGIHPTTLDQETLPDMPLIVGNATEALTKANLPHAKSIILVGDDNMENLEIGLMAHAMNPATTLIIRSQDRQFSDNVAPLFPYAQVICGAALSAEVFACAAFGENVLSLFHLNEQIVMVTEYKIENGDTLNGLLLSEIASGYSVVPILYQKYQRDNYSLMPWYDVKLDAGDRLIVLATSSSLQRIEWGEMLPRLWQVQIEKALTTNAIIYGAEEIVLITRCSSTDARQWMNNLPRVLPIPLYKHQAQRLVRELTKVQVLANVIYIGQP, from the coding sequence GTGCATCCTCCTCCTACTAGCAATCAAAAAAAACCCCAAGACCTTTTCTTAGTGTGCGGACTCAAAAGTTTAGGGCAACATTGCGTTGCAATCCTTAAGGAATACGATGTTAAAGTCAGCGCCATTGAGGATGTGCAGCCCGAACATTGGGAAGTCCCAGAAGTACCTAACTTACTAGAAAAGTTAATCATAGGAGACTTTCGCCAGCCAACTGTTTTAGAGCAGGCAGGTATCAGGCAGTGTCGTTCAATACTTTTAGTAACCAGAAATGAGCGGATAAATATAGAAGCTGCCTTTGCAGCACGGCGTCTTAATCCGCACGTTCGCCTGATTGTACGTTCTGACAAACAAAATTTCAATAAACTATTGTGGGAAAATCTCGGCAATTTTGTTGCCTTTGAACCCACTCATCTTTCAGCCCATGCCTTTGCTCTAACAGCCCTTGGCTCTGAAGCTATTGGATATTTCACCTTAGAAGGGCAACTGTTGCAAGTCATAAAGCATCAGGTACAAGCGAAGGATAGCTGGTGTAATAGCAAGCCAGTACATAGACTCAATCTTACAACTCGCCGCATCTTGAGTCATAGACCTGTTTCGTCTAACCCAAGCAAAGAATTATTTGGCTGGAATCCAGAGGCAGAAGTGCAGGTAGGAGACACGCTAGTTTATATTGATGTGGCATACGAACTGGCTTTCTCTGAGCAACATCGGCAATCTCATAGCCAAAAGTGGCAGTGGCAACAGTTTGTTCAAAGCATCACAGCGAAAAATCTCAAGGATAAAATAGTGCAATTTTGGCAATCTTACTACCAAAGCCAAAATCAAATCCGGCGAATTGCAACAATCTATGCGATTACTGTACTCATCCTGTGGCTTGTTGGAATAATTCTTTACCGCTTATATTATCCTGACATCACCATCCAAGAAGCTTTCTATGCAACAGCAGTTTTGCTCTTGGGAGGATACGGAGATTTATTTGGCGGTGTTGAGTTTGCAGCGCAATCAAAACCCTCAGACGGTATGCCTTGGTGGTTGCGGTTTTTTAGCCTGGGAATGACTTTGACAGGTCAAGCTTTCGTGGGAGTATTATATGCGCTGCTTACTGATGCTCTTGTCACTTCAAGATTCCATTTTTTCAATTCCCGTCCTCCAATACCACAACGCAACCATCTAATAATTATTGGCTTAAATCGTTTGGGGCAGAAAGTAGCTGCTCTTTTACAAGAACTCAACCAGCCCTTAGTAGGAATTCATCCTACCACTCTTGACCAAGAAACTTTACCCGATATGCCCCTTATCGTTGGTAATGCTACCGAAGCACTCACTAAGGCAAATCTCCCCCATGCTAAAAGCATCATTTTAGTTGGTGACGATAATATGGAAAATCTGGAAATTGGTTTGATGGCTCATGCAATGAACCCCGCCACTACCTTGATTATCCGCTCTCAAGACCGCCAATTTAGTGATAATGTCGCCCCTCTGTTCCCCTATGCTCAAGTTATATGTGGCGCGGCTTTGTCAGCAGAAGTCTTTGCTTGTGCTGCTTTTGGAGAAAATGTTCTGAGCTTGTTTCACTTGAATGAGCAAATAGTCATGGTGACGGAATACAAAATTGAAAATGGCGATACTCTAAATGGGTTGCTTTTATCTGAAATAGCATCTGGCTACAGTGTTGTACCAATTCTCTACCAGAAATATCAGCGAGATAATTACTCTTTAATGCCCTGGTATGATGTTAAGCTTGATGCTGGCGATCGCTTAATTGTTTTAGCTACAAGCAGTAGTTTGCAGCGAATTGAATGGGGTGAAATGCTGCCTCGTCTTTGGCAAGTGCAGATTGAAAAAGCTCTGACTACAAATGCTATTATCTATGGTGCTGAAGAGATAGTTTTGATTACTAGATGTAGTTCCACTGACGCTAGACAATGGATGAATAATTTGCCTAGAGTGTTGCCGATACCACTTTATAAACATCAAGCTCAACGTCTCGTGCGCGAGTTAACAAAAGTACAAGTTTTGGCAAATGTTATCTACATTGGGCAACCTTGA
- a CDS encoding class I SAM-dependent methyltransferase produces the protein MSQLADVKFSLNDFELRDGIYFPSDYEQLNNTQHKKTWDAIGKTYYGSQKIEKITDASPIKQDYTLLTGTPGGTWNKFPLNKSVGSILEIGSGYGRAPLHLSKAKNLRCEKYYGIDISEPLLRRLIKVKQEYNFFPEAEFNLICTSAEILPLEDNSIDLVISNCVFMHIPDAQLRKLLADISRVLKPGGIFVFNHSFHNKSCPSHIIHNFIRRLNPFVRNPVYLKQYSAAEIEEMLATAGMKAKCPQYIVEPTAEYAILPETIKGIPVPFANAINRSLKPSGNLKETLAYGFSAYSAKLD, from the coding sequence ATGAGTCAATTAGCAGATGTAAAATTTAGTCTGAATGACTTTGAATTACGAGACGGGATTTATTTTCCTAGTGACTATGAACAATTAAATAATACTCAACATAAAAAAACATGGGACGCAATTGGTAAAACATACTATGGTTCCCAAAAAATTGAAAAAATTACAGATGCCTCGCCAATTAAACAAGATTACACTCTGCTAACTGGTACGCCTGGAGGTACTTGGAACAAATTTCCGTTGAATAAATCTGTCGGTTCTATTCTAGAAATTGGTTCTGGTTATGGTCGCGCACCTTTACATCTCTCGAAAGCGAAAAATCTCAGATGCGAGAAATATTACGGCATTGATATTTCTGAACCTTTATTGCGGCGGTTAATCAAGGTTAAACAAGAATACAATTTTTTTCCAGAAGCGGAATTTAACTTGATTTGCACTTCTGCTGAAATATTGCCTTTAGAAGATAATTCTATAGATTTGGTAATTTCTAACTGCGTCTTTATGCATATCCCAGATGCCCAATTAAGAAAATTATTGGCTGATATCTCTCGTGTGCTAAAGCCTGGTGGAATTTTTGTTTTTAATCATTCCTTTCACAACAAGTCTTGTCCTTCTCACATTATCCATAATTTTATCAGAAGGCTGAATCCATTTGTGAGAAATCCAGTTTATCTCAAGCAATATTCAGCCGCAGAAATAGAAGAAATGTTAGCTACGGCTGGGATGAAAGCAAAGTGTCCACAATACATTGTTGAGCCAACAGCAGAATATGCAATTTTGCCGGAAACTATCAAAGGGATTCCCGTACCTTTTGCTAATGCAATCAACAGAAGTCTTAAGCCATCAGGTAATTTAAAAGAAACTCTGGCTTATGGTTTTAGTGCTTATAGCGCTAAACTGGACTAA